In Candidatus Hinthialibacter antarcticus, one genomic interval encodes:
- the ileS gene encoding isoleucine--tRNA ligase has product MDYRNTLNLPNTSFPMRANLPQREPEQVKSWEKADLYHSVRKARDGKETFYLHDGPPYANGNIHMGTALNKILKDLVVKSKLLLGMNVHFRPGWDCHGLPIENAVVQNLTDEERETLPAEEIRRRCRNYALKFVDKHRKSFKRLGVMGEWERPYLTLKPEFEGEELRQFSHLVRKGYVYQGLKPVHWCPVFKTALAEAELEYEDHTSPSVFVRFPFTQESTAALRDTCSALGDKSINAVIWTTTPWTLPANRAVCLHPNFLYTFVDCGGEYLLIAKDLVETFLEKTSLESKAEAIGDFKGSDLEALGLKMKPPFSDEPVPMICGMHVTLEQGTGAVHTAPGHGHEDYMIGLEYKLQVFSPVDDSGCFSDESPILQGVFVEKANPQIVEMLRERSLLIHHEAYKHSYPYCWRSKKPIIFRATRQWFVSLETDNLRQRLLDAIDTKVQWIPNWGLSRIRGMVENRQEWCISRQRSWGCPIPAFYIGDSDEAILDADFIDEVSQIVQTEGTDFWFRAKNSTDELKRIKRLQELLPEGKTLDDVRLETDILDVWFDSGVSHHSVMAQEEGVFPVDLYLEGSDQHRGWFQSSLVTSIGAGHEPPYKTVLTHGFTVDENGRKLSKSLGNYVELDALLKETGADIIRLWVASEDFRNDVSFSKEILKRTNESYRRLRNTVRFILGNLDGYDPASAIAENERHELDRWALQRWRECKARILAAYQKYDFHRIVYDLNNFCSIDLSSQYLDIIKDRLYVSGDASKERLSAQTTLAEIIVELTLCTAPILSFTCEETWGYLKELGLVNEESVFFGEVKKSEADSDAARIERWSRIFKLRAEAVRVIEHARKKDIIGHSLDCMVRFETSDEEWKQAIEAAVQAQAGDELASVLIVSCVETGAVEGMPIVEQAEELPIRIGVDKAPGHKCPRCWHYDKIVTEDGINVCARCQVVLDKSK; this is encoded by the coding sequence ATGGACTACCGTAATACACTCAATTTACCCAACACCTCATTTCCCATGCGGGCGAACCTCCCCCAGCGCGAGCCGGAACAAGTAAAATCCTGGGAAAAAGCCGACTTATATCACAGCGTTCGCAAGGCGCGCGATGGAAAAGAAACCTTCTATCTCCACGACGGGCCTCCCTACGCCAACGGCAATATCCACATGGGAACGGCGCTCAATAAAATTCTCAAAGACCTGGTCGTTAAATCAAAATTATTGTTGGGAATGAACGTCCATTTCCGTCCCGGTTGGGATTGTCACGGACTGCCCATTGAAAACGCCGTCGTGCAAAACCTGACCGATGAAGAACGCGAAACGCTGCCTGCGGAGGAAATTCGCCGCCGCTGCCGAAACTACGCGCTCAAGTTCGTCGACAAACACCGCAAGAGTTTCAAGCGCTTGGGCGTCATGGGCGAGTGGGAACGCCCCTACTTGACCTTAAAACCCGAATTTGAAGGCGAAGAACTTCGCCAATTTTCACACTTAGTTCGCAAAGGTTATGTCTATCAGGGTTTGAAGCCCGTCCATTGGTGCCCGGTGTTTAAGACGGCGCTCGCCGAAGCGGAACTGGAATACGAAGACCATACATCGCCGTCGGTATTCGTCCGCTTTCCTTTTACCCAAGAGTCAACCGCCGCTTTACGCGATACATGTTCGGCGCTCGGCGATAAATCTATCAACGCGGTCATTTGGACTACGACGCCCTGGACGCTGCCCGCAAACCGCGCCGTCTGTCTGCATCCGAATTTTCTATATACCTTTGTGGATTGCGGCGGCGAATACCTCTTGATCGCAAAAGATTTGGTTGAAACTTTTTTAGAGAAAACATCGCTGGAGTCTAAAGCCGAAGCAATCGGCGATTTCAAAGGCAGCGATCTCGAAGCGCTCGGCCTCAAGATGAAGCCGCCTTTCTCAGACGAACCCGTCCCCATGATCTGCGGGATGCACGTCACCTTAGAGCAAGGCACCGGCGCCGTCCACACCGCGCCCGGTCACGGTCACGAAGATTATATGATTGGCCTCGAATATAAACTTCAAGTGTTCTCTCCCGTCGATGACAGCGGTTGTTTCTCAGACGAATCGCCGATTCTTCAAGGCGTGTTTGTCGAAAAAGCCAATCCGCAGATCGTCGAAATGCTTCGCGAACGCAGTTTGTTGATTCATCACGAAGCCTATAAGCATTCGTACCCCTACTGTTGGCGCAGCAAGAAGCCCATCATTTTCCGGGCGACGCGACAATGGTTCGTCTCACTGGAAACCGATAACTTACGTCAACGCTTATTGGACGCAATTGATACGAAAGTTCAATGGATCCCGAATTGGGGGCTGTCGCGTATTCGCGGCATGGTCGAGAACCGCCAGGAATGGTGCATCTCGCGCCAACGCTCCTGGGGCTGCCCGATTCCGGCGTTCTATATTGGCGACTCGGATGAAGCCATCCTGGACGCCGATTTTATTGATGAAGTGTCTCAAATTGTCCAGACAGAAGGGACTGACTTCTGGTTCCGCGCAAAGAATTCCACCGACGAACTCAAGCGCATCAAACGCCTGCAAGAACTGCTACCGGAAGGCAAGACGCTCGACGACGTCAGACTCGAAACCGACATTTTAGATGTCTGGTTTGATTCAGGCGTATCCCACCATTCCGTCATGGCGCAAGAAGAAGGCGTCTTTCCCGTCGACTTATATCTCGAAGGCAGTGACCAGCATCGCGGCTGGTTCCAGTCGTCACTTGTGACCTCTATCGGCGCGGGCCACGAGCCGCCTTACAAGACCGTCTTAACTCACGGTTTCACGGTTGATGAAAACGGTCGCAAGTTATCGAAAAGTTTAGGCAATTATGTTGAACTCGACGCTCTCTTAAAAGAAACCGGCGCTGACATCATCCGCCTTTGGGTGGCATCGGAAGATTTTCGCAATGACGTATCATTCTCAAAAGAAATTTTGAAGCGGACCAATGAATCGTATCGCCGCCTTCGCAATACGGTCCGCTTTATTTTAGGCAACCTTGACGGCTACGATCCAGCCAGCGCGATTGCAGAAAATGAACGCCATGAGCTCGACCGCTGGGCGCTGCAACGCTGGCGCGAATGCAAAGCGCGAATTCTAGCGGCGTATCAAAAATATGATTTCCACCGCATTGTGTATGATTTGAATAACTTTTGCAGCATCGATCTAAGTTCGCAGTATTTGGATATCATCAAAGACCGCCTGTATGTCAGCGGAGACGCCAGCAAAGAACGTCTTTCCGCCCAAACCACGCTGGCGGAAATCATCGTTGAATTAACGCTTTGCACCGCTCCGATCTTGTCATTCACATGCGAAGAGACCTGGGGCTATTTAAAAGAATTAGGCTTAGTCAATGAAGAAAGCGTCTTCTTTGGCGAAGTAAAAAAGAGCGAAGCCGACAGCGACGCCGCCCGAATCGAACGCTGGAGCCGCATCTTTAAACTGCGCGCCGAAGCGGTGCGCGTCATCGAACACGCCCGAAAGAAAGACATCATCGGCCACTCGCTGGATTGCATGGTGCGGTTTGAGACCTCCGACGAGGAATGGAAGCAAGCCATTGAAGCCGCAGTCCAGGCGCAGGCAGGCGACGAGCTCGCATCGGTCCTTATTGTTTCCTGCGTCGAAACCGGCGCCGTGGAAGGGATGCCGATTGTTGAGCAGGCGGAGGAACTCCCCATTCGGATCGGCGTCGATAAAGCGCCGGGCCATAAATGCCCGCGTTGCTGGCACTATGACAAAATCGTTACCGAAGATGGAATCAACGTATGTGCGCGCTGTCAGGTCGTGCTGGACAAATCAAAATAA
- a CDS encoding phosphomannomutase CpsG (capsular polysaccharide biosynthesis protein; catalyzes the formation of D-mannose 6-phosphate from alpha-D-mannose 1-phosphate): protein MTDYTPLPCFKAYDARGRVPEELNPDLAYNIGRATVQFLSAKKIVVGRDIRSSGNELSQALIRGLTEGGADVVDIGLCGTEMVYFATSHLNADGGIMITASHNPPEYNGMKFVREGSRPISSETGLKDIERLASIGKFEASSETGSIEQIDVMAPYIERILKTVDISVLKPLRLVVNAGNGCAGPALDQLEKHLPFEFIKVHHNPDETFPNGVPNPLLPENRASTADVVIREKADAGIAWDGDFDRCFFFDENGNFIEGYYIVGFLAEAMLQREKGAKIVYDPRLTWNTIETVKQNGGEAVQCRSGHAFIKEKMREVNAIYGGEMSAHHYFRDFFFCDSGMVPWLLVVEIMCKTGKSISQLVSERIQAFPCSGEINRRIVDADAAIQRVDDKFREQSIHIDMTDGISFEFEQWRFNLRKSNTEPILRLNVETRSDSNLLEEKTNELLALIDIK from the coding sequence ATGACGGACTATACGCCGCTTCCCTGCTTTAAAGCCTACGACGCGCGAGGCCGCGTTCCCGAAGAACTCAACCCCGATTTGGCTTACAACATTGGCCGCGCGACGGTGCAATTTCTTTCGGCGAAGAAGATCGTTGTCGGGCGCGACATCCGCTCTTCGGGAAATGAACTTTCGCAGGCATTGATACGCGGTCTAACGGAAGGCGGCGCCGATGTCGTTGATATTGGCTTGTGCGGGACGGAGATGGTCTACTTTGCGACTTCGCATCTTAACGCAGACGGCGGCATCATGATTACCGCCAGCCATAATCCGCCTGAATACAACGGCATGAAGTTCGTCCGCGAAGGGTCGCGCCCTATCAGCAGCGAAACCGGCCTGAAAGATATCGAGCGCCTCGCATCAATCGGCAAGTTTGAAGCCTCTTCGGAAACTGGAAGCATTGAGCAAATCGACGTTATGGCGCCATACATCGAACGCATTCTGAAAACGGTTGACATCAGCGTATTGAAGCCGCTTAGACTCGTCGTAAATGCGGGCAACGGATGCGCAGGGCCTGCGCTCGATCAGTTAGAAAAGCACTTACCCTTCGAGTTTATCAAAGTTCATCACAACCCAGATGAAACCTTCCCCAACGGCGTACCGAATCCCTTGCTGCCAGAAAATCGCGCATCAACGGCGGATGTGGTAATTCGTGAAAAAGCCGATGCGGGCATCGCCTGGGACGGTGACTTTGACCGTTGCTTCTTTTTTGATGAAAACGGCAACTTCATCGAAGGCTATTACATTGTCGGCTTTTTAGCGGAAGCCATGTTGCAGCGAGAGAAAGGCGCCAAGATCGTCTACGATCCGCGCCTGACCTGGAACACCATCGAAACGGTAAAACAGAACGGCGGCGAGGCGGTTCAATGCCGTTCCGGTCATGCGTTCATCAAAGAAAAAATGCGCGAAGTCAACGCCATCTATGGCGGTGAGATGTCGGCGCACCATTATTTCCGCGACTTTTTCTTTTGCGATAGTGGAATGGTCCCCTGGTTGTTAGTGGTTGAAATCATGTGCAAGACAGGCAAGTCGATCTCGCAATTAGTCAGCGAGCGCATTCAAGCGTTTCCATGTAGCGGAGAGATCAACCGCCGCATAGTAGACGCTGACGCAGCGATTCAACGCGTCGACGATAAATTCCGTGAGCAAAGCATCCATATCGACATGACTGACGGCATCAGCTTTGAGTTTGAGCAATGGCGGTTTAATTTACGCAAATCAAACACTGAGCCGATTCTTCGGCTTAATGTTGAAACCCGCAGTGACTCAAACTTACTTGAAGAAAAAACCAACGAATTACTGGCGTTGATTGATATCAAGTAA
- a CDS encoding sugar phosphate nucleotidyltransferase, with translation MQAPLVTIIMAGGSGERFWPLSRRRRPKQLLRLVDDSESMLERCVRQWLPLSGPEHLFIATNESLAEPIQAQLPDFPTANILSEPTPRNTAGCLAFAAAHLLARWGDEALKHRIAIISADIYIGDDDALHQTVHTALQAAVEHDAIAVLGIEPVRAETGFGYIEISDREQPDAVIDDMPVYSVHSFREKPDHNTAVEYIQSNRFLWNSGLFFWKLSTFIEELENVAPAYARAIEEMRDALQQTPPDAKALNEAFERMPSQSIDKALLEHAQSVYMVPAKFSWNDIGTWSSLAQALGVEEEGLNSGDPVLIDCKNVTVINQAGAEQMAVGVVGLENVIVVATEDGVLVCRKDRAQDVRRVVAELKHRDAPQV, from the coding sequence ATGCAAGCGCCACTTGTTACCATCATAATGGCTGGCGGTTCCGGCGAGCGGTTTTGGCCGTTAAGTCGGCGCCGTCGGCCTAAGCAATTACTGCGTTTGGTGGATGACAGCGAAAGTATGTTAGAACGCTGCGTCCGGCAATGGCTACCGCTGTCTGGGCCCGAACACCTGTTTATCGCGACGAACGAATCGCTTGCAGAACCCATCCAGGCGCAACTTCCTGACTTTCCGACAGCCAACATTCTTTCAGAACCCACGCCGCGCAATACCGCTGGCTGCCTTGCGTTCGCCGCCGCGCACCTGCTCGCCCGCTGGGGCGATGAAGCGCTGAAACACCGCATCGCCATCATTAGCGCAGACATTTATATTGGCGACGATGACGCCTTACACCAAACCGTTCACACCGCGCTGCAAGCGGCAGTCGAACATGACGCAATCGCGGTACTGGGCATTGAGCCGGTTCGTGCCGAAACCGGGTTCGGTTACATCGAAATCAGCGACCGCGAACAGCCAGACGCCGTGATCGACGACATGCCTGTGTATTCGGTGCATTCATTCCGTGAAAAACCCGATCACAACACAGCAGTTGAATACATCCAATCCAATCGCTTTCTCTGGAACAGCGGCCTCTTTTTTTGGAAACTATCGACATTCATTGAGGAACTCGAAAACGTCGCGCCTGCCTACGCCCGCGCTATTGAAGAAATGCGGGACGCCTTGCAACAAACGCCGCCAGACGCGAAGGCGCTTAACGAAGCCTTTGAACGCATGCCCTCTCAATCTATTGATAAAGCATTACTGGAACATGCGCAGAGCGTTTATATGGTTCCTGCGAAGTTCTCCTGGAACGACATCGGTACCTGGTCATCCCTGGCGCAAGCCTTGGGCGTCGAGGAAGAAGGACTCAACAGCGGCGATCCGGTTTTGATTGATTGCAAGAACGTGACCGTCATCAATCAAGCGGGCGCCGAGCAAATGGCGGTTGGCGTCGTCGGGCTTGAGAACGTCATTGTGGTTGCAACCGAAGACGGCGTCCTGGTTTGCCGCAAAGACCGTGCACAGGACGTGCGCCGCGTGGTCGCAGAACTCAAACACCGCGACGCGCCGCAAGTGTAA
- the clpB gene encoding ATP-dependent chaperone ClpB, which produces MDMNRFTQKSQEAIAAAQHIAVENNHLEIDVEHLMLALLRQPEGLVPRLLSKMEVPTGAIESQLEDELNRRPRVSGPGRDNGQSYASSRLNQLIVQAEAEAKQLKDEYISVEHLVLALLSGKIAAPAVKIFKDAGLSRDAFLKSLLSVRGNQRVTSASPESTYDALERFGRELVSEASKGKLDPVIGRDGEIRRVIRILSRKTKNNPVLIGEPGVGKTAIVEGLAHRIVRGDVPEGLKNKQIFSLDMGSLVAGAKYRGEFEERLKAVLTEIKNSDGRILLFIDELHTIVGAGKTEGSMDAGNMLKPMLARGELHCIGATTLNEYRLHIEKDAALERRFQPVLVEQPTVEDAISILRGLRERYEVHHGVKIQDKSLVAAAVLSNRYISDRFLPDKAIDLMDEACAKIRTEIDSMPTELDEVTRRVMQLEIEEQALSKEKDSASKERLIALRKELADLKARASSMRAQWEAEKEGIQSVRQLREELESIKIEIEQAERAYDLSKAAELRHGRLPQLQSQIAEKEAALLNKQGANQFLREEVTEEEIAEIVALWTGIPVSKLMEGEREKLLHLSDVLHERVIGQDEAVSAVADAVLRARAGIKDPRRPIGSFIFLGPTGVGKTELAKALATSLFDSEDNIVRIDMSEYMEKHSVSRLIGAPPGYVGFEEGGQLTEAVRRKPYCVILFDEFEKAHHDVFNILLQILDDGRLTDSQGRTIDFKNTVIIMTSNIGSHHLYDTTAAGDEVSNDVRQKVMDELRIHCRPEFLNRVDDIVLFKSLSLEEIEKIVDLMLDELRHRLQERRLSIEVSNAAKEHIALSGYDPVYGARPLRRMIQKELENRLARELIAGEIFDGAQIHIDLVDGELNVQIENPAPQPSPSAEVHV; this is translated from the coding sequence ATGGATATGAACCGTTTCACCCAAAAATCTCAAGAAGCCATCGCCGCCGCGCAACACATCGCGGTCGAAAATAATCATCTCGAAATCGACGTCGAGCATTTGATGTTGGCGTTGCTGCGTCAGCCGGAAGGGCTCGTTCCACGGCTGCTCAGCAAGATGGAGGTTCCGACGGGCGCAATCGAAAGCCAACTCGAAGACGAACTCAACCGCCGTCCCCGCGTCAGCGGCCCAGGCCGCGACAATGGGCAGAGTTATGCGTCCAGCCGCTTGAACCAGCTGATCGTCCAGGCTGAAGCCGAGGCCAAGCAACTGAAAGACGAATACATCAGCGTTGAGCACCTGGTTCTTGCGCTGCTATCGGGAAAGATCGCTGCACCCGCCGTGAAAATTTTTAAAGACGCCGGGCTTAGTCGCGATGCGTTTCTCAAGTCCCTGCTGTCGGTGCGCGGCAACCAGCGCGTCACCAGCGCTTCGCCCGAATCGACATACGACGCCTTGGAACGCTTTGGACGCGAGTTGGTCTCCGAAGCCTCGAAGGGAAAACTCGACCCCGTGATCGGGCGTGACGGCGAGATCCGCCGCGTCATTCGAATTCTGTCTCGTAAAACAAAGAACAACCCAGTCTTAATTGGCGAGCCGGGCGTAGGCAAGACCGCCATCGTCGAAGGCCTCGCCCATCGCATCGTACGGGGCGACGTACCGGAAGGTCTCAAAAACAAGCAAATCTTTTCGCTCGATATGGGATCGCTGGTTGCGGGCGCCAAGTATCGCGGCGAGTTTGAGGAACGCCTCAAAGCGGTGCTGACCGAGATCAAAAACAGCGACGGGCGCATCCTTCTCTTTATTGACGAACTGCACACCATCGTCGGCGCGGGTAAAACCGAAGGCTCTATGGACGCGGGCAACATGCTCAAACCCATGCTGGCGCGCGGCGAACTACATTGCATCGGCGCCACCACGCTAAACGAATACCGCCTGCATATCGAAAAAGACGCCGCGCTCGAACGCCGCTTTCAACCTGTACTGGTTGAGCAGCCCACGGTTGAAGACGCAATTTCGATCCTTCGCGGTTTGCGCGAGCGGTATGAAGTCCACCACGGCGTCAAGATTCAAGATAAATCGCTAGTCGCGGCGGCCGTGTTGTCGAACCGCTATATTTCTGACCGCTTTTTGCCGGACAAAGCCATCGACCTGATGGATGAAGCCTGCGCCAAAATTCGTACGGAAATCGACTCCATGCCGACGGAACTCGACGAGGTCACCCGCCGCGTCATGCAACTCGAAATCGAAGAACAGGCGCTCAGCAAAGAAAAAGACAGCGCCAGCAAGGAGCGCTTGATTGCGTTGCGGAAAGAACTGGCTGACCTGAAAGCGCGGGCGTCGAGTATGCGCGCCCAATGGGAAGCCGAAAAAGAAGGCATCCAATCCGTACGTCAACTTCGTGAGGAACTGGAGTCGATCAAGATCGAAATCGAGCAAGCCGAACGCGCGTACGATCTGTCAAAAGCAGCGGAGCTACGTCACGGGCGCTTGCCGCAATTGCAGAGTCAGATTGCTGAAAAAGAAGCCGCCTTGCTCAACAAACAAGGCGCGAACCAATTTTTGCGCGAAGAAGTCACCGAAGAGGAAATCGCCGAGATCGTCGCCCTCTGGACGGGGATTCCCGTATCAAAATTGATGGAAGGCGAACGCGAAAAATTGCTGCATCTTTCAGACGTGCTGCATGAGCGCGTCATCGGACAAGACGAGGCCGTCAGCGCCGTCGCAGACGCCGTGCTGCGCGCCCGCGCAGGCATCAAAGACCCGCGCCGCCCGATTGGTTCGTTTATTTTCCTGGGGCCGACCGGCGTCGGAAAGACGGAATTGGCCAAAGCGCTGGCGACTTCATTGTTTGATTCAGAAGACAACATCGTGCGCATCGACATGTCAGAATACATGGAGAAGCATAGCGTTTCACGCCTGATCGGAGCGCCTCCCGGCTATGTCGGGTTTGAAGAAGGCGGCCAATTGACCGAAGCAGTGCGCCGCAAGCCCTATTGCGTCATCCTGTTTGATGAATTTGAGAAAGCGCATCACGATGTGTTTAACATCCTGTTGCAGATTCTGGACGACGGGCGCCTGACCGACTCGCAAGGCCGCACCATCGACTTTAAGAATACGGTCATCATTATGACATCGAATATCGGCTCACATCATCTTTACGACACAACGGCGGCGGGCGATGAGGTTTCAAACGATGTGCGCCAAAAAGTCATGGATGAACTTCGCATCCATTGCCGCCCCGAATTTTTGAACCGCGTCGACGACATCGTCTTGTTCAAATCATTGAGCCTGGAAGAAATAGAGAAAATAGTTGACTTGATGCTGGACGAATTGCGCCATCGCTTACAGGAACGCCGACTGAGCATTGAAGTCAGCAACGCGGCGAAAGAACACATTGCGCTCAGCGGTTACGACCCGGTGTACGGTGCGCGTCCGTTGCGGCGTATGATTCAAAAGGAACTCGAAAACCGCCTGGCGCGTGAATTAATCGCAGGTGAAATTTTCGACGGCGCGCAAATTCACATTGACTTAGTCGACGGCGAGTTGAATGTTCAAATTGAAAATCCGGCGCCGCAGCCGTCGCCATCAGCAGAGGTTCACGTATAA
- a CDS encoding DUF2089 family protein yields MNLQNEQPSWLRALNDEDLQFLKRFILASGSLKALASEYGISYPTVRTRLDRLIEKVKVAEQSGLEDEFHRLIQIKVAEGSLGASTAKQLLKVHRESVKSMEEQS; encoded by the coding sequence ATGAATCTCCAAAACGAACAACCATCTTGGCTTAGGGCGCTCAATGATGAAGACCTGCAGTTTCTGAAGCGCTTCATCCTGGCGTCCGGGTCTTTGAAAGCGCTGGCGAGTGAGTACGGCATTTCTTACCCAACCGTAAGGACGCGGCTCGACCGGCTCATCGAAAAAGTGAAAGTTGCAGAACAGAGCGGGCTTGAAGACGAGTTCCATCGCCTCATTCAAATTAAGGTGGCTGAGGGTTCGCTGGGCGCATCCACGGCGAAACAACTGCTCAAAGTCCATCGCGAAAGTGTAAAATCCATGGAGGAACAGTCATGA
- a CDS encoding OB-fold nucleic acid binding domain-containing protein — protein sequence MDSLFDDAPQKAYVDELNVGDLVESAFVVHRLNLREYDKGKFLQVRLGDRTGKVNAVLWNNADSVNERLEEGQIVHIEGKVNSYQGELQITLDRIEALQDLSEVDPGDFLPKSPYELDEMTAEFDQRIEEIQDTDFRELLESFRNDEAVWKKFSTAPGAKLWHHPYIHGLLEHTLSVIRMCRAAADNYPNINRDLLITGAVFHDSGKMDEFEYDFRIDYSTQGRLLTHVYMSTKLAEQLIERLEAFPEEKRRLLLHIILSHHGETERSPVLPMTLEACLLHHVENMDAQIAAFQREMDKVGNESKPWTGYVNLIGRYLYRGEPQAPDDEEAAS from the coding sequence ATGGATTCATTGTTTGACGACGCGCCGCAAAAGGCGTACGTTGATGAACTCAACGTCGGAGATTTGGTCGAGTCGGCCTTTGTCGTACATCGCCTCAATCTGCGGGAGTACGATAAGGGCAAATTTTTACAAGTTCGGCTCGGCGACCGCACTGGTAAAGTCAACGCGGTTTTATGGAACAATGCCGACAGCGTCAACGAGCGCCTCGAAGAAGGGCAGATTGTCCATATCGAGGGCAAGGTCAATAGTTATCAGGGTGAATTACAAATCACCTTAGACCGCATCGAAGCGCTGCAAGACCTTTCAGAAGTTGACCCTGGCGATTTTTTGCCGAAGTCGCCGTATGAACTGGACGAAATGACCGCTGAATTTGACCAGCGTATTGAAGAAATCCAGGATACGGATTTTCGCGAGTTGTTGGAATCGTTTCGAAACGATGAGGCCGTTTGGAAAAAATTCTCAACTGCCCCCGGCGCAAAGTTATGGCATCACCCCTACATTCACGGCTTGCTGGAACACACGCTTTCCGTGATTCGGATGTGTCGGGCGGCGGCGGACAATTACCCAAATATCAATCGCGATTTGTTGATAACGGGCGCGGTGTTTCATGATTCAGGCAAGATGGATGAGTTTGAATATGATTTTCGCATCGACTATAGCACCCAAGGGCGTTTGCTGACGCACGTCTATATGAGCACAAAACTGGCTGAGCAGTTGATTGAACGGCTGGAAGCGTTCCCCGAAGAAAAACGCCGCCTTTTGTTGCACATTATCCTATCTCACCACGGCGAAACGGAGCGTTCTCCCGTTTTGCCAATGACCTTGGAAGCCTGCCTGCTGCATCATGTTGAAAATATGGACGCGCAAATTGCTGCGTTTCAACGGGAAATGGACAAAGTCGGCAACGAGAGCAAACCTTGGACCGGGTATGTAAACTTGATTGGACGTTATTTATACCGTGGAGAGCCTCAGGCGCCGGATGATGAAGAAGCGGCATCCTAA
- a CDS encoding DUF4380 domain-containing protein, translating into MQRNNKTWTLRCLALFILCGTMAITTMNVGAGAVKIEKTTFEGWNDCYRMSNGEVELIAVADIGPRILRVGFVGGQNFFSVSEGSKGKTGGNEWNGYGGHRFWIAPEMDYTYHPDNFPVKAEVQGNSITFTSSPELVDFSNRAAMDNDELYEKVNDPAFKSKLTVQKVMKVTMSEEGEVTVDHTATNVGTQTLDISPWVLTVMSKEGLAIIPNEPYAPHGPGHFLPERQLVLWSYTFMNDYRIQFGDRYFTVQQDPKATKPFKLGFSDTQGWAGYSLNGELFVKYMDRIPGKSYPDMGSSVELFTNNAIMEIESLGPEFNLKPGEGMSHQERWRLFKTGPIERNDDAIDAKLKPLGLVE; encoded by the coding sequence ATGCAACGAAATAACAAGACGTGGACATTGCGCTGCTTGGCCTTATTTATTCTGTGTGGAACAATGGCAATAACAACAATGAATGTAGGAGCAGGCGCTGTGAAAATTGAGAAAACGACTTTCGAAGGCTGGAATGATTGTTACCGGATGTCAAACGGTGAAGTTGAATTAATCGCAGTGGCGGACATCGGCCCGCGTATTCTGCGCGTCGGGTTTGTCGGCGGGCAGAATTTCTTTAGCGTAAGTGAAGGCAGTAAGGGAAAAACTGGCGGCAACGAATGGAACGGCTACGGCGGACACCGCTTCTGGATCGCTCCTGAAATGGATTACACCTATCACCCTGATAACTTCCCCGTCAAAGCGGAGGTTCAAGGCAATTCGATCACGTTTACTTCATCGCCGGAATTGGTTGACTTCAGCAACCGCGCAGCAATGGACAATGACGAGTTGTATGAAAAAGTGAATGACCCGGCGTTTAAGTCTAAGTTGACCGTACAAAAGGTTATGAAAGTCACTATGTCAGAAGAAGGCGAAGTGACTGTCGATCATACCGCGACCAATGTTGGTACTCAAACCTTGGATATTTCGCCCTGGGTATTGACCGTCATGAGTAAAGAAGGTCTTGCAATTATTCCCAATGAACCTTATGCGCCCCACGGCCCCGGCCATTTTCTTCCTGAACGGCAATTGGTGTTGTGGAGTTATACCTTCATGAATGATTACCGCATCCAGTTCGGCGACCGCTATTTCACTGTGCAGCAGGACCCGAAGGCAACCAAGCCGTTTAAACTGGGCTTCTCCGATACGCAAGGTTGGGCGGGTTATTCATTAAATGGTGAATTGTTCGTCAAATATATGGACCGCATTCCAGGGAAATCTTATCCTGACATGGGAAGTTCAGTTGAATTGTTTACCAACAACGCCATCATGGAAATCGAGTCGCTCGGCCCGGAGTTTAACTTGAAACCGGGCGAAGGTATGTCGCACCAGGAGCGCTGGCGCTTGTTCAAAACTGGCCCGATCGAACGAAACGATGATGCGATTGATGCCAAACTCAAGCCATTGGGCTTAGTGGAGTAA